Sequence from the Rhizobium sp. TH2 genome:
GAAGATTTGATCTCCTTGAGCCGGTTGCCGTCGGTGGTCGTGCCCTCGGGGAAGAGCACGACGGCCTCGCCCGCGTTGAGGCGCGTCGCCATTTCGTCGGCCTGTTCGCGGGTCTGGCGGCGCTCCTCGCGCTTGATGAAGATCGAGCGTTGCAGACGCGCCAGCAGTCCGAAGACCGGCCAATCCCTGACCTCCGACTTGGCGACGAAAGTCGCATCCACCACCGAGGCGACGACCAGGATGTCGAGCCAGGAGGAATGGTTGGCGGCGATCATCAGCGGCCGGCGCTGTTCAGGCCCGCCATGGACATGCACCTTGACGCCGATCGCCCAGAGTGCGGCCTTGTGCCAGAGGCGCGGCAGGCGATTGCGCCAGGGCAGTTCCAGCCAGAGGAAGACAAGGTGGAAAGGCAGGAGGACAAGCGTGGTGATCAGGACGGCGGCAACGGCGAGGCCGATCCGGATCCAGGCGATCACGTCTCATCCTTGACGAGCGGAATGCCGTAGAGTTCAAGCCGGTGATCGACCAGCCGGAAGCCGTGCTCGCGGGCGATCTTTTCCTGCAGCGCCTCGATCTCGGCCGAATGGAACTCGATCACCTTGCCGCTCTTGAGGTCGATCAGATGGTCGTGGTGCTCTTCCGGAACCGTTTCGTAGCGCGAGCGGCCCTCGCGGAAATCGTGCCGCTCGATGATGCCGGCATCCTCGAACAGTTTCACGGTGCGATACACGGTGGCGATGGAAATCTTCGAATCGACCGCCGAAGAGCGGCGATGCAGTTCCTCAACGTCGGGATGATCGGACGAATCCTGGAGAATCTGCGCGATAACCCGGCGCTGCTCGGTCATGCGGAGGCCGCGCTCGGCGCAAAGTTCGATCAATGTGCGCGTTATATCCGCCATCAATGGCTCCCCGGGCGTCCAACCATGAAGCGCTCTAACGGAGATCAAGCCTCATGACAAGCGCCGTGGACTTCTGGCCCTCGCCCGCGGCGTAGTAGCCCTTGCGTTCGGCGACCTTGCGGAAGCCGAGCTTGCGATAGAGGTTGAGCGCGGCGCCATTGCCGTCATCCACCTCGAGGAACATGGTCTGGGCGCCACGGCCGCGCGTTTCGCGAAGTGCGGCCAGCATCAGCCGCCAGCCGAGGCCCTGCCGTGGATATTTGTTGGAGACCGCGACTGTGAGGATTTCCGCTTCGCCCGCCGCTTCGCGGGCAAGCACGAAACCGCCAAGTCCTGAAATGCCGTTGTTCGGCCGCGCGGTATATCCGAAGACCGTGGACTGGCTCATCAGGGAGTGGAATTCGCCGTCGCCCCAGCCTTGATAGAAACGCTCGGCATGCAGAAGGGAAAGATCGTGGCAATCGTCGAAGCCGGCCGGGAAAATATCAAACTCGGCCTTTCGGGTGAAGAAGCTTTCGAGCAGCGAGACCGGATTCATCGGGCTTTCCATGGCGGTACTTAAACTGACCCTACCATCCAAAGATTGAGAATTTTTGAACCTTGAAGCAAATCACAGATGCTTGATCGCAAAACCGGTCTGCGGCTTGGCGCCGGCGCCGCGGATATAGACCGGGCTCGCCTTTGTATCGTCGGGTAAACGCGCGCCGATCCGGCCGATGCGATCGAGCGGATAGACATCGACGTCATGGGCCACGCCGTCGAGGGCGGCCGCGCCCGAGCCCGCCAGGATGCCGTCGAACCGGGAGACGATGGCGCGGACATCCTCGTAGGCATAAGCCTCCGGCTCGGTGAGCGCCTCGCCATCGGGGGCGAAGACCTGGGCGAAGATCTCATCCCGCCGCGCGTCGATCGCGGCTACGACAGGCATAGGCGGGCCGATCTCCAGCACCTGTTCGGCGACAACCTCAAGCGTCGTCACGCCGACTGCAGGGATGCCGAGAGACAGCGCAAAACCGCGCGCCGCAGCGACGCCTACCCGGATGCCCGTAAACGAGCCGGGGCCGACCGTCACGGCGATCCGCGTCATCTGCTGCAGTGTCATGCCGGCCTGGGTGAGCACTTCGTCGATCATCGGGATCAGCCGCTCGGCGTGGCCCTTGCCCAGCGCCTCGGAGATCGATGCGATCAACGCGTTCGAACCGGCATCATAAATGCCGGCCGCGCAAACAGGCCCTGACGTGTCGATGACGAGGATCATGGGAAAATGAAGCCGCCGTTAGACGGCTTCGACTTCCCGTACCTCGGGAATGAAATGGTGCAGCAGGTTCTGGACGCCGTGCTTCAGCGTGGCGGTGGAAGACGGGCAGCCGGCGCACGAGCCCTTCATGTTGAGGAACACGGTGCCGTCGCGATAGCCCTTGAAGGTGATGTCGCCGCCATCCTGCGCGACCGCCGGGCGGACGCGGGTTTCGAGCAGTTCCTTGATGGTCGCGACCAGCGTCTCGTCGCCCGGCTCGAAAAACTCGCCCTGGGCATCGATATCGTCCTGGTCATGCGCGGAACCCATGATCGGTGCGCCCGACATGTAATGTTCCATGATCGCGCCGAGGATAGCAGGCTTCAGATGCGCCCAATCGGCGCCGTCCTTACTGACGGTCACGAAATCATAGCCGAAGAAGACGCCTGTCACGCCGCGAATGCCGAAAAGCTGTTCGGCAAGCGGTGATGCAGCCGCGTCATCCACATTGCGGAAATCGGCGGTGCCGTCTTCAAGCACGATCTTGCCCGGCAGGAACTTCAGGGTCTGCGGGTTCGGCGTGGCTTCGGTCTGAATGAACATCGGTCGCTCCAAGTGTTGCTCGCGGGTCAAGGCCGGAGAACGTCAGGTTTGTACTTTAGAATTATTCCAATAAATATTCTCTTTGCGCGCGTCGCGCAAGGCATATCGTGCTCGCTGGCGGCAAAAACAAGTATGTTTTTGTCAGGAATAACACCGATCGCGACGCCTCACGCCAGCGCGTCGATCTCTTCCTCGGTGAGCGTGTCGGGCACGATCGTGACGGGGATGGGAAACGAGGGCATGCCGCGCCCGGCAACCGCCATCACCAGCGGGCCAGGGCCTTCCTTGCTGCTCGAAGCCGCCAGCACCAGGATTGCGATATCGCGGTCCTCCTCGATCAATTGCAGGATCTGGTCGGTCGCCTTGCCCTCGCGGATGATGAGTTCGGGCTCATGGCCGATCTTCTCGCGCACGTCCTGCGCGACCTTGGCCATGATGGCGTCGGCCTCCTCGCGCGCTTCCGCCCGCATGACCTCGGCGACGCCGATCCACTGGTTGAAATCGGCATCCGAGATTACATAGAGCAGCACCAGGCCGCCATTGGAATTCTTGGCGCGCATGCCGGCATAGCGCACGGCGCGGGCGCTTTCGGGCGTCTCATCGATGACGGCGAGGAACTTGCGGCGGTGGCCTTCCAGCCGCGACTGACGTGTCGATACCATGAAGTCTTGCCCCCCAAATGCTCTGACAAATTGTTAGCGCAGAAAGCCGATGATGTCTCTCACTTCGTTCATCACGACATCGGCTCGGGCCCGCGCCCTTTCGCCGCCCTTCTTGAGGATGGCGTCGATATGGCTGGTGTCGTCCATCAGCCGCCGCATCTCGCCGGTGATCGGCGAAAGGCTCGAGATGGCGAGGTCGACCAGCGCCGGCTTGAAGACGGAAAACTGCTGGCCGCCGAACTCGGAGAGCACCTCGGTCTTGGTCTTGCCAGCGAGTGCGGCATAGATGCCGACGAGATTGTCAGCTTCCGGCCGGCCCTTGAGGCCCTCGGTCTCCGACGGCAAGCCATCCGGATCGGTCTTGGCCTTGCGG
This genomic interval carries:
- a CDS encoding universal stress protein, whose protein sequence is MVSTRQSRLEGHRRKFLAVIDETPESARAVRYAGMRAKNSNGGLVLLYVISDADFNQWIGVAEVMRAEAREEADAIMAKVAQDVREKIGHEPELIIREGKATDQILQLIEEDRDIAILVLAASSSKEGPGPLVMAVAGRGMPSFPIPVTIVPDTLTEEEIDALA
- a CDS encoding NifU family protein produces the protein MFIQTEATPNPQTLKFLPGKIVLEDGTADFRNVDDAAASPLAEQLFGIRGVTGVFFGYDFVTVSKDGADWAHLKPAILGAIMEHYMSGAPIMGSAHDQDDIDAQGEFFEPGDETLVATIKELLETRVRPAVAQDGGDITFKGYRDGTVFLNMKGSCAGCPSSTATLKHGVQNLLHHFIPEVREVEAV
- a CDS encoding 1-acyl-sn-glycerol-3-phosphate acyltransferase — translated: MIAWIRIGLAVAAVLITTLVLLPFHLVFLWLELPWRNRLPRLWHKAALWAIGVKVHVHGGPEQRRPLMIAANHSSWLDILVVASVVDATFVAKSEVRDWPVFGLLARLQRSIFIKREERRQTREQADEMATRLNAGEAVVLFPEGTTTDGNRLKEIKSSLFAAATSAARHAPGGIVHVQPVSVTYTRIHGMAMGHYHRPVATWPGDVELLPHLMGVLKTGAIDVDVRFGDAVDVTPASNRKVVSGVVRDQLRDMLEKSLRGR
- the tsaB gene encoding tRNA (adenosine(37)-N6)-threonylcarbamoyltransferase complex dimerization subunit type 1 TsaB, with translation MILVIDTSGPVCAAGIYDAGSNALIASISEALGKGHAERLIPMIDEVLTQAGMTLQQMTRIAVTVGPGSFTGIRVGVAAARGFALSLGIPAVGVTTLEVVAEQVLEIGPPMPVVAAIDARRDEIFAQVFAPDGEALTEPEAYAYEDVRAIVSRFDGILAGSGAAALDGVAHDVDVYPLDRIGRIGARLPDDTKASPVYIRGAGAKPQTGFAIKHL
- a CDS encoding Fur family transcriptional regulator — its product is MADITRTLIELCAERGLRMTEQRRVIAQILQDSSDHPDVEELHRRSSAVDSKISIATVYRTVKLFEDAGIIERHDFREGRSRYETVPEEHHDHLIDLKSGKVIEFHSAEIEALQEKIAREHGFRLVDHRLELYGIPLVKDET
- a CDS encoding GNAT family N-acetyltransferase, translating into MNPVSLLESFFTRKAEFDIFPAGFDDCHDLSLLHAERFYQGWGDGEFHSLMSQSTVFGYTARPNNGISGLGGFVLAREAAGEAEILTVAVSNKYPRQGLGWRLMLAALRETRGRGAQTMFLEVDDGNGAALNLYRKLGFRKVAERKGYYAAGEGQKSTALVMRLDLR